Proteins from a genomic interval of Trifolium pratense cultivar HEN17-A07 linkage group LG6, ARS_RC_1.1, whole genome shotgun sequence:
- the LOC123889814 gene encoding uncharacterized protein LOC123889814, with product MAYNAETYGYSSRRRDESDFNLREWTMKARISRENNNTINSRRYSGSYMRSFREDTRSHRSNITISSTASSPGYPFKDEIDPSTYSFTTALKALQARVSYNSWECSSPEGFALNSKWNEAEKYICNPLSGEVPMECLSAKTLSGRSFRHSTNRITMSAPLVYSSRHIQIKPSVYSDEDVSLQFPIPEKKKEGKTRDVGTQSTPNYLSSSSPSPTSTPSIIERSKTRAVDSPNSNSNAKTKSEEEVDEVKDNYETWETPREKNEWRKKEEKKLCKQVGCFSWMMTKKRHRVRNKDDKERRTSFSHITSKGC from the exons ATGGCCTACAATGCTGAAACATATGGCTATAGTTCAAGGAGAAGAGATGAATCAGATTTCAATTTGAGAGAATGGACAATGAAAGCAAGAATTAGTAGAGAGAATAACAACACTATTAATTCTAGAAGATATTCAGGTTCTTATATGAGAAGTTTTAGAGAAGATACAAGGTCTCATAGATCAAACATAACCATTTCCAGTACTGCTTCTTCACCTGGATACCCTTTTAAAG atGAAATTGACCCTTCAACATATTCTTTTACCACTGCTCTTAAAG CATTACAAGCAAGGGTAAGCTATAACAGTTGGGAGTGTTCATCACCAGAAGGGTTTGCTTTAAATTCAAAGTGGAATGAAGCAGAAAAGTATATATGCAATCCACTTTCAGGGGAAGTACCAATGGAATGTTTATCTGCAAAAACTCTTAGTGGAAGATCCTTTAGACACTCAACAAACAGAATTACAATGTCTGCTCCTCTAGTTTATTCTTCAAGACATATTCAAATTAAACCATCAGTTTACTCAGATGAAGATGTTTCTCTTCAATTTCCAATTCCAG aaaagaagaaagaaggaaagACAAGAGATGTAGGGACTCAAAGCACACCTAATTATCTTAGTTCAAGTAGTCCTAGCCCTACATCAACTCCATCTATCATAGAGAGGTCAAAAACTAGAGCTGTAGACTCAcctaattcaaattcaaatgctAAAACAAAATCTGAAGAAGAG GTTGATGAGGTGAAAGATAATTATGAAACATGGGAGACACCAAGAGAAAAGAATGAgtggagaaagaaagaagagaaaaaactTTGCAAGCAAGTAGGGTGCTTTTCATGGATGATGACAAAGAAAAGACATAGAGTAAGAAATAAAGATGATAAAGAAAGAAGAACATCTTTTTCACATATCACTTCAAAGGGTTGCTAA